A window of Desulfomicrobium macestii contains these coding sequences:
- a CDS encoding HDOD domain-containing protein, giving the protein MINLDKLSDRDLPPLKPMVLRLWQLLNAQNTRLQEIVEAMSAEPVLCARIMAISNSPLYRGLEEINSPQKALVRLGLNEVKGIVYYLTLSDSVRKNAFPPSFSVRKFWTHSLSTALLCRKLAQFYPHLFPMTPEEQESTYLAGLLHDIGYVVMASLLPGEFTTMTKLWEAGGNPPLEIEDELFGVSHPILSAKALKLWKFPKNVQLAVYAHHRAISDDSPPPAIMLLKLADYLATETGYHFNPMFTAELKRLTIPVFLLENDFQPVIEEVALKVEMLVSQAFD; this is encoded by the coding sequence ATGATCAACCTGGACAAACTCAGCGACCGCGATCTGCCCCCCTTGAAACCCATGGTCCTCAGACTGTGGCAGCTCCTGAACGCCCAGAATACCCGCCTGCAGGAAATCGTCGAGGCCATGAGCGCGGAACCAGTGCTCTGCGCCCGGATCATGGCCATCTCCAACTCGCCCCTGTATCGGGGGCTGGAAGAAATCAACAGCCCGCAAAAGGCGCTGGTCCGGCTGGGCTTAAACGAGGTCAAGGGAATCGTCTACTATTTGACCCTCTCGGATTCCGTGCGCAAAAACGCCTTTCCGCCCTCGTTCTCTGTGCGCAAATTCTGGACTCACAGCCTGAGCACCGCACTATTGTGCAGAAAACTGGCCCAGTTCTACCCGCACCTCTTCCCCATGACCCCGGAAGAGCAGGAAAGCACCTACCTGGCCGGACTGCTCCATGACATCGGCTACGTAGTCATGGCTTCTCTGCTGCCGGGGGAATTCACGACCATGACCAAACTCTGGGAAGCGGGAGGGAATCCGCCCCTTGAGATCGAGGACGAACTCTTCGGCGTCAGCCACCCCATCCTGAGCGCCAAGGCGCTCAAATTGTGGAAATTTCCGAAAAATGTCCAGCTCGCGGTATACGCCCATCACCGCGCCATTTCCGACGACTCCCCACCGCCGGCCATCATGCTCCTGAAACTCGCCGATTATCTGGCCACGGAGACGGGGTACCACTTCAATCCCATGTTCACGGCTGAACTCAAACGCCTGACCATTCCCGTCTTCCTCCTGGAGAACGACTTCCAGCCTGTGATCGAGGAAGTGGCTCTGAAAGTGGAGATGCTGGTCAGTCAGGCCTTCGATTGA